In the Arachis ipaensis cultivar K30076 chromosome B10, Araip1.1, whole genome shotgun sequence genome, one interval contains:
- the LOC107622940 gene encoding probable mediator of RNA polymerase II transcription subunit 26b isoform X2 has protein sequence MKLYLIKYHCSIFKRIIKDCDADYAALSERSSECPESSTLLDENALPIPPMDEGALVCTMPPSELLTFFEELDEDGNPKVSSEPEKPHESKKRRIPTTEEKNKMEVQQPTNEGSASIRRNKLRKRKQQQITIANNPRDFRPSHNSSGVDMIHGRQRKLTTAENKRKVELPLRQELSESFPIIKLQKSALKEPNEKTNSLENDKKKAHDRSNSALKCQASDLDEKLEISKKKLHQRYQAHEKRRRIIKYIPDIQHIPRDASRRSQKD, from the exons ATGAAACTATACCTGATAAAATATCATTGCAGCAtatttaagaggattataaaggacTGTGATGCTGATTATGCTGCACTTTCAG AAAGGAGTAGTGAATGCCCTGAATCTTCCACCCTTTTGGATGAAAATGCATTGCCTATTCCTCCAATGGATGAAGGAGCTTTAGTGTGTACTATGCCTCCATCAGAACTTCTAACC TTTTTTGAGGAACTAGATGAAGATGGAA ATCCTAAAGTTAGCAGTGAACCTGAAAAGcctcatgaaagcaagaaaagaaggatTCCAACAACAGAAGAGAAGAATAAAATGGAAGTGCAACAACCTACCAATGAAGGATCAGCATCAATCCGCCGCAACAAACTCCGAAAAAGAAAgcaacaacaaatcaccattgcAAACAATCCAAGAGATTTTAGACCTTCACACAACAGCAGTGGTGTTGATATGATTCATGGAAGGCAGAGGAAACTCACAACagcagaaaacaaaagaaaagtggAGTTGCCACTGAGGCAAGAGTTATCAGAGTCATTCCCTATCATAAAGCTCCAAAAGTCTGCATTGAAAGAACCAAATGAGAAAACAAATTCACTTGAGAATgacaagaagaaagctcatgataGGTCAAATTCTGCTCTAAAATGCCAA GCATCAGACTTGGATGAGAAACTTGAAATCTCAAAGAAGAAACTCCATCAGAGATACCAAGCACATGAAAAGA GGAGAAGGATCATAAAGTACATTCCGGATATACAACATATTCCTAGAGATGCAAGCAGAAGGTCTCAAAAAGACTGA
- the LOC107622940 gene encoding probable mediator of RNA polymerase II transcription subunit 26b isoform X1 has protein sequence MKLYLIKYHCSIFKRIIKDCDADYAALSERSSECPESSTLLDENALPIPPMDEGALVCTMPPSELLTFFEELDEDGNPKVSSEPEKPHESKKRRIPTTEEKNKMEVQQPTNEGSASIRRNKLRKRKQQQITIANNPRDFRPSHNSSGVDMIHGRQRKLTTAENKRKVELPLRQELSESFPIIKLQKSALKEPNEKTNSLENDKKKAHDRSNSALKCQASDLDEKLEISKKKLHQRYQAHEKSVCLFFMVPFCFLSWKPAIMTTKSCFLIPYFEFQFQQGEGS, from the exons ATGAAACTATACCTGATAAAATATCATTGCAGCAtatttaagaggattataaaggacTGTGATGCTGATTATGCTGCACTTTCAG AAAGGAGTAGTGAATGCCCTGAATCTTCCACCCTTTTGGATGAAAATGCATTGCCTATTCCTCCAATGGATGAAGGAGCTTTAGTGTGTACTATGCCTCCATCAGAACTTCTAACC TTTTTTGAGGAACTAGATGAAGATGGAA ATCCTAAAGTTAGCAGTGAACCTGAAAAGcctcatgaaagcaagaaaagaaggatTCCAACAACAGAAGAGAAGAATAAAATGGAAGTGCAACAACCTACCAATGAAGGATCAGCATCAATCCGCCGCAACAAACTCCGAAAAAGAAAgcaacaacaaatcaccattgcAAACAATCCAAGAGATTTTAGACCTTCACACAACAGCAGTGGTGTTGATATGATTCATGGAAGGCAGAGGAAACTCACAACagcagaaaacaaaagaaaagtggAGTTGCCACTGAGGCAAGAGTTATCAGAGTCATTCCCTATCATAAAGCTCCAAAAGTCTGCATTGAAAGAACCAAATGAGAAAACAAATTCACTTGAGAATgacaagaagaaagctcatgataGGTCAAATTCTGCTCTAAAATGCCAA GCATCAGACTTGGATGAGAAACTTGAAATCTCAAAGAAGAAACTCCATCAGAGATACCAAGCACATGAAAAGAGTGTGTGCCTCTTTTTTATGGTCCCTTTTTGTTTTCTAAGTTGGAAACCAGCAATAATGACTACAAAATCTTGCTTTCTGATACcttattttgaatttcaatttcaacAGGGAGAAGGATCATAA
- the LOC110268498 gene encoding probable mediator of RNA polymerase II transcription subunit 26a, giving the protein MNSDSHQEWKKYFEGAECSIFDVIHNAIDVAALDYPKMFRHRRSKIMEKLYSVLQVCETYHYSNNNVKGDKIECANSNKLRDGGNNNDKVGDTKVIGFNQNTSNYTIEETEELGNRIEDEYHNIRHILEIKERLYNHHKETETEIINLLRVLSLIVQSVGEIHATNIRPTVNVLQYHWSRKVTEAARKTTKYESCHLCPCNLII; this is encoded by the exons ATGAATTCTGATAGCCATCAAGAGTGGAAGAAATATTTTGAGGGTGCAGAATGTAGCATCTTTGATGTAATCCACAATGCAATTGATGTGGCTGCTTTAGATTATCCCAAAATGTTCAGGCACCGAAGGAGTAAGATTATGGAGAAACTTTATTCTGTTCTTCAAGTCTGTGAAACCTACCATTACTCAAATAATAATGTTAAGGGTGACAAAATTGAATGTGCTAATAGTAATAAGCTTCGTGATGGAGGGAATAATAATGATAAGGTTGGGGATACAAAGGTAATTGGATTTAACCAAAATACTAGCAACTACACCATTGAAGAAACTGAGGAATTGGGTAATAGGATTGAGGATGAGTACCATAATATTAGGCATATTTTGGAGATTAAGGAGAGACTTTACAACCATCacaaagag ACAGAGACAGAGATAATAAATTTGTTAAGGGTGCTGTCATTGATTGTTCAATCAGTTGGAGAGATACAT GCTACAAATATTAGACCTACAGTGAATGTTCTTCAATATCACTGGTCAAGGAAGGTTACTGAAGCAGCAAGGAAGACTACTAAGTATGAGTCATGTCACCTTTGTCCTTGCAACCTTATTATCTGA
- the LOC107622939 gene encoding putative SWI/SNF-related matrix-associated actin-dependent regulator of chromatin subfamily A member 3-like 1, which yields MVMHLNSKRRWAVTTTPTKDSYVDAFAFMSFLDFEPFSNRESWNQFIQRSINQGLDSGHQCLEAILLRRTKDNELLGVPPTTIEILYVELNEEERKVYNWIKGEVMHLMRKDTKRVKFPAVLSTILHLCQVCADVALCPSDLANTFRLTLEDVSNNPLLLRRLLETLQECEAYECPICSSPSANIVITRCSHIFCRVCILRIIQSSGSPRCPLCRRALSESDLFSAPIEPSRADSTSSSSSSDEELSSKTSALIKFLKESREQKPTAKSIVFSQYRKVLLLLEVPLKEAGFKT from the exons ATGGTGATGCACCTTAATTCCAAAAGGAGGTGGGCTGTCACCACCACACCCACCAAAGATAGCTACGTGGACGCATTTGCATTCATGAGTTTCCTGGATTTTGAACCATTCTCCAATAGAGAAAGTTGGAACCAGTTCATTCAGCGCTCCATAAATCAAGGCCTCGACAGCGGCCACCAGTGCCTAGAG GCAATTTTGTTAAGAAGAACAAAAGACAATGAATTGTTAGGGGTGCCACCAACAACTATTGAGATTCTGTATGTTGAACTTAATGAAGAAGAACGTAAAGTATATAATTGGATAAAAGGTGAAGTGATGCATTTAATGAGGAAGGATACCAAAAGAGTTAAGTTTCCTGCTGTACTAAGTACCATTTTGCATCTTTGCCAAGTCTGTGCTGATGTAGCATTGTGCCCCAGTGATCTCGCAAACACATTCCGTTTAACTCTTGAAG ATGTTTCCAATAACCCACTGTTGTTGCGAAGATTACTTGAAACGCTGCAAGAATGTGAAGCTTATGAGTGCCCAATTTGCTCTTCTCCTTCAGCAAACATCGTTATCACCCGCTGTAGTCACATCTTCTGCCGAGTCTGTATTCTGAGAATTATACAATCCAGCGGATCCCCCCGTTGTCCTCTTTGCCGTAGAGCTCTATCTGAATCTGACTTGTTCTCAGCCCCAATCGAGCCTTCTAGAGCTGATAGTAcctcttcatcctcatcatcggATGAAGAGTTATCTTCCAAAACATCTGCGTTGATAAAATTTCTCAAAGAATCAAGAGAACAGAAGCCAACAGCAAAATCGATTGTGTTTTCACAATATCGCAAGGTGTTACTTTTATTGGAAGTGCCTTTGAAGGAGGCTGGTTTCAAGACTTGA
- the LOC107621316 gene encoding putative SWI/SNF-related matrix-associated actin-dependent regulator of chromatin subfamily A member 3-like 1 — translation MVMHHNSKRRWTVTAISIEDGYVDAFAFMSFLDFEPFSNRESWNWFIQRPINQGLDSCHKRLEIVLPTCFSSVSCCTKYHFASLPSLCDVALCPSDLANTFRLTLEDVSNNPRLLRRLVETLQECEAYECPICSSPSANIVITCCSHIFCRVCILRIIQSSGSPHCPLCRRALSESDLFSAPIEPSRADSTSTSSSSDKELSSKTSALIKFLKESREQKPTAKSVVFSQFRKVLVLLKVTLKEAGFKTLRIDGLMTAEQRAGVIDQFQDTKENGPTVLLAGLRVSGADVNLTAATTVYFMEPWWNAAVKEQAMDRVHCIGKKEAVRIVRLVVWDSIEEKMLMLQEEKRGSHSGSLKYKDLKYKDLNFLMSIE, via the exons ATGGTGATGCACCACAATTCCAAGAGGAGGTGGACTGTCACGGCCATATCCATCGAGGATGGCTACGTGGACGCATTTGCATTCATGAGTTTCCTGGATTTTGAACCATTCTCCAATAGAGAAAGTTGGAACTGGTTCATTCAGCGCCCTATAAATCAAGGCCTCGACAGCTGCCACAAGCGACTCGAG ATTGTTTTACCAACTTGTTTTTCATCAG TTTCCTGCTGTACTAAGTACCATTTTGCATCTTTGCCAAGTCTGTGTGATGTAGCATTGTGCCCCAGTGATCTCGCAAACACATTCCGATTAACTCTTGAAG ATGTTTCCAATAACCCACGGTTGTTGCGAAGGTTAGTTGAAACGCTGCAAGAATGTGAAGCTTATGAGTGCCCAATTTGCTCTTCTCCTTCAGCAAACATCGTTATCACCTGCTGTAGTCACATCTTCTGCCGAGTCTGTATTCTGAGAATTATACAATCCAGCGGATCCCCTCATTGTCCTCTTTGCCGTAGAGCTCTATCTGAATCTGACTTGTTCTCAGCCCCAATCGAGCCTTCTAGAGCTGATAGTACCTCTACATCCTCATCATCGGATAAAGAGTTATCTTCCAAAACATCTGCGTTGATAAAATTTCTCAAAGAATCAAGAGAACAGAAGCCAACAGCAAAATCGGTTGTGTTTTCACAATTTCGCAAGGTGTTAGTGTTATTGAAAGTGACGTTGAAGGAGGCTGGTTTCAAGACTTTGCGCATTGATGGCTTGATGACGGCTGAACAGAGGGCTGGTGTTATTGATCAATTTCAAGACACTAAAGAAAATGGACCGACTGTTCTGCTTGCAGGCCTTAGGGTTTCAGGTGCAGATGTAAATCTCACAGCCGCCACCACGGTGTATTTCATGGAGCCATGGTGGAATGCGGCTGTCAAGGAACAGGCAATGGATCGCGTCCATTGCATCGGAAAGAAAGAGGCTGTGAGGATTGTTAGATTGGTTGTTTGGGACAGCATTGAGGAAAAGATGCTGATGTTGCAGGAGGAGAAGAGGGGAAGTCATTCTGGTAGCCTGAAGTATAAAGATCTGAAGTATAAAGATCTAAATTTCCTTATGTCCATAGAATGA